In Mycolicibacterium gadium, the genomic window GTCGTCATCGGAGGCACCGGATTCGTGGGCTCCAAGCTGGTGCACACGCTGGAGGAGCACGGTCACGACGCCGTGGCCGCCGCCCCGTCGACCGGGGTGAACACGCTCACCGGTGAGGGTGTGGCAGCGGTCCTCACAGGCGCGGACGTCGTCGTCGACGTGTCGAACTCACCGACGCTCGATGACGCGGCCCTGGAGTTCTTCCGTACCGCGACCACGAACCTGCTCACCGCAGAGAAGGCCGCCGGGGTGCGGCATCACGTCGCGTTGTCGGTGGTCGGCACCGATCGGCTGGCTCCGCAGAGTGGGTACTTCCAGGCAAAGCTGTTGCAGGAGAAGCTCATCAGCGAGGGGCCCACCCCGTTCTCCATCGTCCGCGCGACGCAGTTCTTCGAGTTCATCAGGACGCTCGCCGACTCCGCAACCGAAGGTGACGTGGTGCGGGTGCCGCCCGCCCTGTTCCAGCCGATGGCCGGCGTCGACGTCGCCGAGGGTGTCGCGATCACCGCGGTCAACGAGCCGGTGAACGGCATCGTCGAAATCGGTGGGCCGGAGGCAGTCTTGCTTTCCGACGCCATCAGCACCTCGCTGACCGCACGCGGCGACAGCCGCACGGTCATCGCCGACCCCGGGGCGCGCTATTGGGGCATCGCCCTCGAAGAACGCACCCTGGTCCCTGCCGACGGGGCCACGCTGTTCGACAGCCGGTTGCAGGAGTGGATTCTCGAAGCGGCGGCAAAGGCCTAGCGATGGACGTCTACGAGGCGGTCAAGACTCGGCGGGCGGTGCGCGGCTTCACCGACCAGCCCGTCGAGCGTGAGGTGATCGAACGCGTGCTGTCGGCGGCGGCACGGTCGCCGTCCGGATCGAACATCCAGCCGTGGAACATCTACGTGGTGACCGGAGAGCCGCTGGCACAGCTCAAGAAGGTCGCCACCGAGCGGGTGGCCGCCGGCGACCCGTGGGACGAGCGTGAGTACGTGATGTACCCGCCCCAATTGAAGTCGCCGTACGGGGAGCGTCGGGCGGCGTTCGGCAGGGACCGCTACACCGCTCTCGGCGTCGCGCGCGATGACTGGGAGGCGCGGACGCGGGCCGCGATCGGGAACTGGGAGTGCTTCGGCGCTCCGGTGGCGCTGTTCTGCTACATCGACCGCGATCTCGGCATGCCGCAATGGTCCGACCTCGGCATGTATCTGCAGACCGTGATGCTGCTGCTGCGCGCCGAGGGGTTGCACAGCTGCCCGCAGATGGCGTGGTCGCAAGTGCGCAAGTCGGTCGACGCGGTGACCCAGCCGCCGCCGGAACTCATGCTGTTCTGCGGAATGTCGATCGGGTACGAGGACCCGTCGGTCGATTTCGTCGACAACGGGCGGGCGTCGCTGGACGAGACGGTGACGTTCATCGAGGGTTAGGCGCAGGGCCTTCGCAAAGCCGGCCGGCCGAAGACTACGGATTTTCCAGGGTCCGTTTTCGCGCTCTGGTCGCCAGGCTGGATGTCATGACTCAACGAATCAATTACGCAGAAGTTGCTCCCCGCGGCGTGAAAGTGCTTGCCGGCACCAATGCCTACGTCAGTCAGTCGGGTCTTGCCCCGGAACTGCTGGCTGCGGTGAACCTGAGGGTGTCGCTGATCAACGGCTGCGCCTACTGCATCGATATGCATTCCCGCGAGTTGCGCGAACTCGGGGTCTCCAGCGAGAAGATCGCGCTGGTGCCGGTGTGGCACGAGGCGGGACAGCTGTTCGACGAACGTGAGAAGGCTGCTCTGGCATGGGCGGAGACGGTGACCCGCGTGTCGACGACGGGTGTACCCGACAGCGACTACGAAGCCGTCTCGGCGCACTTCGAAGACAAGGAACTGGTGGACCTGACGATCGCGATCAGTCTGATGAACGCCTACAACCGGCTGGCGATCAGCTTCCGCAACGTGCCCGCCGGTGCGGCAGGGTAGGGCCCGCACTACGGACTACGGATTCGTCGACTACGGGTTTGCAAGGGTCCGCTACGGAGTCCCAGGCGCGAGGGTCATTTGCAGAGTCCAAGCCGTGCACCTGGAGGGTCATCATGAAGGTAGTCACCACCAAGCCCGAGTCCGACACCGATCTCGCCGCACGCTTCAGCACCGAAGTCCAGCCGTTGCACGACATGCTGTCCAGGGGCGCGCGCCGGCTGACCCGCTCCGACGCCGATGCCGAGGATCTGCTGCAGGACACCCTGTTACACGCGTACGCGGGGTTCGACACCTTCGCGGGCGGAACCAACTTCAAGGCCTGGCTGTTCCGGATCCTGTACAACCGCTGGGTAAGCGGGTACCGGTACAAGCAGCGTCGGCCATGCGAGATCTGCATCGACGACGTGACCGAGGGCCAGGTGTGGGACGGGGTCGCGAGGCTGGCCGAGGCTCCGCGATCTGCCGAGGCGCAGTTCCTGGATGCGTTGCCGGACAACGACATCAAGGCGGCCCTGGCCACGTTGCCCGAGGGATCACGCGCGGCGATCTACTACGCCGACGTCTTGGACTACACCTACGCCGAGACAGCGGTGCTGATGGAGGTGCCGATCGGAACGGTCATGTCCAGGGTGTCGCGCGCCAGGAAGCGGCTGCGCTTCGCACTCGCCCATCTGGCCGTCGAAGGCGGCGACGTCGCAGCGCCGCAACCCGATATCGCGTAGGTCACGTCCCGCAGAAGGTTCGGTACTTACCGAAGTCCTCGGGTGCGGGTTCGGCGTAGCGCTCCAGGCCGGCACGTTCGTCGTACGGTGCGCTCACCGCCTCCAGGAGACGCTCCATCGGAGTCAGGTCGCCGTCGGTGGCCGCAGCCAGCGCCTCCTCGACGAGGTGATTGCGCGGAATATAGATCGGGTTGACCCGATCCATCAGCTCGGCGTCCGGGTTCAACGCTCGCCACCGCGTGAGCCATTCGTCGAACCCGGCGAGGTTCATGAACATGCCGCGCGCCGGCTCGGTGTCGCCGCGGGCCGCTTTGCCGAGGTTGAGGAAGAACGAGGTGAAGTCGACGTGGCTCTCCGCGAGCAGCGCGAGTACGTCGTTCATCAACGGCGTCGCGACCTCCTCATCCGAGCCGTCGTTCAGCCCGAGCTTGGCGCGCATCCCGGTGGCCAGCGCCGCCTGGAGTTGCGCCCCGAAACCGGTGAGGCTCTCCTGGGCGAGCTCCACCGCCCGGTCCTGATCGCCGTCGATCAGCGGCAGCAGCGTTTCGGCGAACCGGGCAAGATTCCAGCCCGCGATCGATGGCTGATTTCCGTAGGCGTAGCGGCCCCAGGAGTCGATCGAGCTGAACACCGCCTCCGGGTCGTAGGCCTCCATGAACGCGCACGGCCCGTAGTCGATGGTCTCGCCGGAGATCGTCATGTTGTCCGTGTTCATCACGCCGTGCACGAAGCCGAC contains:
- a CDS encoding nitroreductase, with product MDVYEAVKTRRAVRGFTDQPVEREVIERVLSAAARSPSGSNIQPWNIYVVTGEPLAQLKKVATERVAAGDPWDEREYVMYPPQLKSPYGERRAAFGRDRYTALGVARDDWEARTRAAIGNWECFGAPVALFCYIDRDLGMPQWSDLGMYLQTVMLLLRAEGLHSCPQMAWSQVRKSVDAVTQPPPELMLFCGMSIGYEDPSVDFVDNGRASLDETVTFIEG
- a CDS encoding SDR family oxidoreductase, producing MRIVVIGGTGFVGSKLVHTLEEHGHDAVAAAPSTGVNTLTGEGVAAVLTGADVVVDVSNSPTLDDAALEFFRTATTNLLTAEKAAGVRHHVALSVVGTDRLAPQSGYFQAKLLQEKLISEGPTPFSIVRATQFFEFIRTLADSATEGDVVRVPPALFQPMAGVDVAEGVAITAVNEPVNGIVEIGGPEAVLLSDAISTSLTARGDSRTVIADPGARYWGIALEERTLVPADGATLFDSRLQEWILEAAAKA
- a CDS encoding carboxymuconolactone decarboxylase family protein, yielding MTQRINYAEVAPRGVKVLAGTNAYVSQSGLAPELLAAVNLRVSLINGCAYCIDMHSRELRELGVSSEKIALVPVWHEAGQLFDEREKAALAWAETVTRVSTTGVPDSDYEAVSAHFEDKELVDLTIAISLMNAYNRLAISFRNVPAGAAG
- a CDS encoding sigma-70 family RNA polymerase sigma factor; the encoded protein is MKVVTTKPESDTDLAARFSTEVQPLHDMLSRGARRLTRSDADAEDLLQDTLLHAYAGFDTFAGGTNFKAWLFRILYNRWVSGYRYKQRRPCEICIDDVTEGQVWDGVARLAEAPRSAEAQFLDALPDNDIKAALATLPEGSRAAIYYADVLDYTYAETAVLMEVPIGTVMSRVSRARKRLRFALAHLAVEGGDVAAPQPDIA